One genomic region from Salvelinus fontinalis isolate EN_2023a chromosome 18, ASM2944872v1, whole genome shotgun sequence encodes:
- the LOC129815579 gene encoding rootletin-like isoform X3, with product MSDTENYSSDSKLESVIQRVEESVLSEEKRLTVRGASPENPTMCLPARVREIVTKNLNESSPGAMFSVMSVQEENRVLQVELGRMEDLLAHSKADRDELAIKYSAISERLEHALCLETGDGEHDSPESRSLAQQNVDLRRRLDEEQAAYKRKLTAYQEGQQRQAQLVQKLQAKNTQMNTKQVLQYKKRCGDLEQTLVEKSSELEQHRLSGRCDMSSNSHHGEEVDPCGDLENALIRLEEEQQRSSSLSAVNAMLREQLEQAGLANEALSQDIRRLTADWSKSREELEQRESDWRREEESFHSYFSSEHSRLLSLWRQVVGFCRQVSELKSVTERDLSDMRNELVQTSHSIQSSCSGLSSTMRNREGGAALALKREVALRGQLELQLRERVAEMMSLQTRTDVERAELNARLSDAVQEWERLKGQTEDRDREMASLTRRLEEQNGNDETDMQVMRAHTETLLDTLRDIAQTVLSDGDSSSEADQENTGAPLLALLRGSSPHRSLSPQRSTSPRRYSSLAPVPEASLSALRSVVNSRHLQLQEVRGCLSSAHSSLQTLRRQLAEAESAKREAEQRSRTLQGERDGVQIEKDTTQRERDRLKQDRDTLASEKMTVEKADQTALIKAQILQMNCEKLQQAVTSAQRERDHEREEKEAVLQERDRAKAETERVQKQWEQSESRASVQRGELSVVRETHHQAEVEKQLLEGEKDQLTEALTRAESSNAELSLLVNKLHSEEAALQDSLAKMGSMNEGLAQDKSDLNSIICQLEEEKAHLQAQKREAEQEKLTIRDELVRVEQDRLELDTARLALHQSLQESELSRVGMEAELQSLRADRVKLQDKVTQLCGEVSSLGAELCMARGEEQRQGVALEEVGRGRVELARERAGLVVQLTASERENTNLTEELAAFRSEREALETSLFEVQQQLVQLESGREQLETEIQSLRLRCETTTAELRRVRADGENALAQSEREKEALSRALSSTQQESQQALCTAITDHQEEAERLTAEKEALRHSLESEQEGALRRVRQEAEEQLLRAERDREDLRDEMRSLQHHRDQSLLQAETEKQQMLSQKEAEKAVLSERVSILLAELGTAALELDRLAREAAHYKDQERASVGALTIELLELRSQLEDADSVHDRELHRLQENCTDLQTHTDIALKELEECRASLSASEESRDQVRRDMLEMERRLNQTRDTGEGYRRDGVELRRTLGDVTKERDTLSLSNAQLRETLRSADTERISVKRQCEEKEQRLAVLEESLSSAQREVAELRSCLREVEGSRLEARRELQELRRQVKVLDGEKELKGNEVAELQTRLSLEEQREEERGRAMFSLKQKLVEADTARTTIKKELSILQRCLTESESGCRGCERELTAQLQEARGCEKKLQDEARNLSLRAQTAQDSLALSSLQLSEAQGRLAATEAELARSEAGRRGLEFRLGSLHSALTRTLGIGVGGRSSASWGRSPRGSSPAASHSSITRHRSLSPLRCSLSPPKDFGGSTPDNTLGCSRPISPERGDTPLPMPLPELDPETLRCGLRDFLQELRDSRRDRDEARCQLGALQSELEEMTGERDSAQNHLSQLHNTLQECQEGKRGVDGRLSSTQAMLQQQEETVRRGERERRALTDRVKILERALQTAETERKHTQDQLSKQRAGEMRLEAERRRLQEALEAAEARGTRVELGRRSLEGELHRLKLSLGDREAESQATQERHDLLLKQVAEGESRVTSLQREVDRLSQALSKVHEGEACLREKTQNLSQSLQEAMAAHSTTQGRLVALQKTLGLAEQDRRHLQERVDGARASLAEGKRGMVALTERVQSLQTELTQSELRRGELEAELAHTQEVEHQKLKTEEGSMRLSAEKGRLDRSLTTAEQELQNAQRQIALLQAQLAEMEQSHSESESSVLQRDEVLREAEKLRVAHRGSERILAARDRAHRHRVKGLEEQVSTLKEQLQQEMSRRQPSLPTLISGGN from the exons CTAGAGCATGCGCTCTGCCTGGAGACGGGTGACGGGGAGCACGATTCACCAGAGTCTCGCAGCTTGGCTCAGCAGAATGTGGACCTGCGCCGACGTCTGGATGAGGAGCAGGCGGCCTACAAGCGTAAACTCACAGCCTACCAGGAGGGCCAGCAGAGACAGGCTCAGCTGGTGCAGAAGCTGCAGGCCAAG AACACACAAATGAACACAAAACAg GTCCTGCAGTACAAGAAGAGGTGTGGAGACCTGGAGCAGACTCTAGTGGAGAAGTCCTCGGAGCTGGAGCAGCACAGACTGAGT GGTCGTTGTGATATGTCCAGCAACAGTCACCATGGAGAAGAGGTGGATCCATGCGGCGACCTGGAAAATGCTCTGATTCGGTTGGAGGAGGAGCAGCAAAG GAGCAGCAGTCTGTCTGCAGTGAACGCCATGCTGAGAGAGCAGTTGGAGCAGGCAGGACTGGCCAATGAGGCACTCAGCCAGGACATACGCAGGCTCACTGCTGATTGGTCCAAATCCAGGGAGGAGCTGGAGCAGAGGGAGTCTgattggaggagggaggaggag TCTTTCCACAGTTATTTCAGCAGTGAGCACAGTCGTCTATTGTCCCTATGGCGACAGGTGGTGGGCTTCTGTAGGCAGGTGTCTGAGCTGAAGAGCGTTACAGAGAG AGACCTGTCTGACATGCGTAACGAGCTGGTACAGACCTCCCACTCTATCCAGTCATCCTGCTCCGGCCTGTCCTCCACGATGCGCAACCGGGAGGGAGGGGCGGCCCTGGCTCTGAAGCGGGAGGTAGCACTGCGGGGGCAGCTGGAGCTGCAGCTCAGAGAACGGGTGGCCGAGATGATGAGCCTGCAGACCAGGACAGACGTAGAGAGGGCCGAGCTCAACGCCAG actgTCAGATGCAGTGCAAGAGTGGGAGAGGCTGAAGGGGCAgactgaggacagagacagagaaatggCCTCTCTGACCAGGAGACTGGAG GAGCAGAATGGTAACGATGAGACAGACATGCAGGTGATGAGAGCTCATACTGAAACACTGCTGGACACACTGAGAGACATTGCACAG ACTGTCCTGTCTGATGGGGACTCATCATCAGAGGCAGACCAGGAGAACACCGGAGCTCCTCTATTGGCTCTGCTCCGTGGCTCCTCCCCTCACCGCTCCTTGTCACCACAGCGATCCACCTCTCCCAGACGCTACTCCTCGTTGGCACCCGTCCCAGAAGCCAGCCTGTCTGCCCTGCGCTCTGTTGTCAACAGCAGACATCTCCAGCTGCAG GAGGTCCGGGGGTGTCTGTCCTCTGCCCATTCATCATTGCAGACACTGCGCAGACAGCTCGCAGAGGCGGAGTCAGCCAAGCGAGAGGCAGAGCAGCGCAGTCGGACcctgcagggagagagggatggagttcAGATAGAAAAAGAcaccacgcagagagagagagaccgtctgaAACAAGACAGAGACACACTGGCTAG TGAGAAGATGACTGTAGAGAAGGCAGACCAGACAGCTCTGATCAAGGCCCAGATCCTGCAAATGAACTGTGAAAAGCTTCAGCAGGCCGTGACGtcggcccagagagagagggatcacgagagagaggagaaggaggccgTACTGCAGGAGAGAGACCGAGCCAAGGCTGAGACCGaacgagt TCAGAAGCAGTGGGAGCAGAGTGAGAGCCGGGCGTCTGTCCAGCGAGGGGAGCTGTCTGTAGTGAGAGAGACCCACCACCAGGCAGAGGTAGAGAAGCAGCTGCTGGAGGGGGAGAAGGACCAGCTCACTGAGGCTCTGACCCGg GCTGAGAGCAGTAATGCAGAGCTCTCTCTGCTGGTCAATAAGCTTCACTCTGAGGAGGCTGCCCTCCAAGACTCTCTGGCCAAGATGGGCAGCATGAACGAGGGCCTGGCCCAGGACAAgtctgacctcaactccatcatcTGCCAG ctggaggaggagaaggcCCATCTGCAGGCCCAGAAGCGTGAGGCGGAGCAGGAGAAGCTGACCATCAGAGATGAGCTGGTCCGAgtggagcaggacagactagagctgGACACCGCCCGCCTCGCACTCCACCAATCACTGCAAGAGTCCGAGCTGAGCAGGGTGGGAATGGAGGCGGAGCTTCAGAGTCTCCGGGCAGATAGAGTGAAGCTGCAGGACAAAGTCACTCAG TTGTGTGGCGAGGTGAGCTCTCTGGGGGCGGAGTTGTGCATGGCCCGGggtgaggaacagagacagggcgTGGCCCTGGAGGAAGTAGGGCGGGGCAGGGTGGAGCTGGCTAGAGAGAGGGCGGGGCTGGTGGTCCAGCTGACtgcgtcagagagagagaacaccaaccTGACTGAGGAGCTGGCCGCATTCAG GTCGGAGCGGGAGGCCCTGGAGACCAGCCTGTTTGAGGTGCAGCAACAGCTGGTGCAGCTGGAGTCTGGCAGAGAGCAGCTGGAGACAGAgatccagagcctgcggctgcgCTGTGAGACAACCACTg CGGAGCTGAGGCGTGTGCGTGCTGACGGGGAGAATGCACTGGCACAGAGTGAGCGGGAGAAAGAGGCTCTGAGCCGGGCCCTGAGCAGCACCCAGCAGGAGTCCCAGCAGGCCCTATGCACCGCCAtcactgaccaccaggaggaggcagagagactgACCGCTGAGAAG GAGGCCCTGCGTCACAGTCTGGAGTCTGAACAGGAGGGGGCACTACGACGAGTCAGACAGGAGGCCGAAGAGCAGCTCCTCAGAGCCGAGAGAGACCGGGAAGACCTGAGAGATGAAATGAGGAGTCTGCAGCACCACAGAGACCAGAGTCTgctacaggcagagacagagaaacaacaG ATGCTGTCCCAGAAGGAAGCAGAGAAGGCTGTGCTGTCTGAGAGAGTGTCCATCCTGCTAGCAGAGCTGGGTACTGCAGCCCTGGAGCTGGACAGACTAGCCAGGGAGGCAGCTCATTACAAAGACCAGGAGAGG GCCTCAGTGGGAGCTCTGACCATTGAGTTACTGGAGCTTCGCTCTCAGCTGGAGGACGCTGACAGTGTTCATGATCGGGAGCTACACAGGCTGCAGGAGAACTGCACTGacctacagacacacactgacattGCACTCAAAGAG TTGGAGGAGTGCAGAGCTTCTCTCTCAGCCAGTGAGGAGAGCCGAGACCAGGTGAGGCGGGACATGCTGGAGATGGAAAGGCGCCTCAACCAAACCCGGGACACTGGAGAGGGGTACAGAAGGGACGGGGTGGAGCTACGGCGCACCCTCGGTGATGTCACCAAGGAAAGAGACACTCTCAGCCTATCAAATGCCCAGCTGAGAGAGACACTGAGAAGTGCAGATACTGAAAGAATCAG tgtaaagCGTCAATGTGAGGAGAAGGAGCAGCGGCTGGCTGTTCTGGAGGAGAGCCTGTCGTCTGCCCAGAGAGAGGTGGCAGAACTCCGCAGCTGTTTGAGAGAGGTCGAGGGGTCAAGACTGGAGGCCCGGAGAGAGCTGCAGGAGCTACGCAGACAG GTGAAGGTGCTTGATGGAGAGAAGGAACTGAAAGGGAATGAGGTGGCTGAGCTGCAGACGCGTCTCtccctggaggagcagagagaggaggagagagggagggcgatgtTCTCTCTCAAACAGAAGCTGGTCGAGGCTGACACAGCCAGGACCACAATCAAAAAAGAG ctGTCCATCCTCCAGAGGTGTCtgacagagtcagagtcaggcTGTCGGGGTTGTGAGAGGGAGCTGACGGCCCAGCTGCAGGAGGCCCGGGGCTGTGAGAAGAAGCTCCAGGATGAGGCCAGGAACCTGTCCCTGCGGGCCCAGACAGCCCAGGACTCCCTCGCCCTGTCTAGCCTGCAGCTCAGCGAGGCCCAGGGCCGCCTGGCAGCCACCGAGGCAGAGCTGGCCCGGTCCGAGGCCGGACGCAGGGGGCTGGAGTTCCGCCTGGGCAGCCTGCATTCAGCGCTGACCCGTACACTGGGCATCGGAGTGGGGGGCCGGAGCAGTGCCAGCTGGGGCAGGAGCCCCAGGGGGAGCTCCCCAGCAGCATCCCACAGCAGCATCACACGTCACCGTAGCCTCTCGCCCCTACGCTGCTCACTGTCGCCCCCCAAAG ATTTTGGAGGTTCGACCCCTGACAACACGTTGGGCTGCTCCAGGCCGATCTCCCCAGAACGGGGTGACACCCCCCTCCCCATGCCCCTGCCTGAGCTGGACCCTGAGACGCTGCGCTGTGGCCTTCGAGACTTCCTCCAGGAGCTCCGAGACTCTCGGAGAGACAGG GACGAGGCTCGCTGCCAGTTGGGGGCGCTACAGAGTGAGCTGGAGGAGATGACGGGGGAGAGAGACTCCGCCCAGAACCACCTTTCTCAGCTACACAACACACTACAGGAGTGCCAGGAGG GTAAGCGTGGTGTTGACGGGCGTCTGAGCTCCACCCAGGCTATGCTTCAGCAGCAGGAGGAGacggtgaggaggggagagagggagaggagggcccTCACTGACAGAGTCAAGATTCTGGAGAGAGCCCTGCAGACTGCAGAGACGGAgaggaaacacacacag gaCCAGTTGAGTAAGCAGCGTGCGGGAGAGATGCGTCTGGAGGCTGAGCGGAGGCGACTGCAGGAGGCCCTGGAGGCTGCCGAGGCCCGGGGGaccagggtggagctggggagacGCAGCCTGGAGGGGGAGCTGCATAGACTCAAACTGAGCCTCGGGGACAGGGAGGCTGAGAGCCAGGCCACCCAGGAGCGCCATGACCTACTACTCAAACAG GTGGCGGAGGGGGAGAGCCGTGTGACGTCGCTCCAGAGAGAGGTGGACAGGCTGAGCCAAGCTCTGTCTAAAGTCCATGAAGGAGAGGCCTGTCTCAGAGAGAAGACCCAGAACCTTTCACAGAGCCTCCAGGAGGCCATGGCTGCCCACAGCACCACCCAGGGGCGCCTGGTCGCACTGCAGAAGACCCTGGGGCTGGCCGAGCAGGACCGCAGGCATCTACAG GAACGAGTGGATGGAGCGCGGGCCTCCCTGGCGGAGGGGAAGAGAGGCATGGTGGCCCTCACTGAGCGAGTGCAGAGCCTTCAGACTGAGCTGACCCAGAGCGAGCTGAGACGAGGAGAGCTGGAGGCAGAGCTGGCCCACACACaggag GTGGAGCATCAGAAGCTGAAGACTGAGGAGGGTAGCATGCGTCTGTCTGCAGAGAAGGGCCGCCTGGATCGCTCCCTCACCACCGCCGAGCAGGAGCTGCAGAACGCACAGAGACAGATAGCACTGCTACAG gCCCAGCTGGCTGAGATGGAGCAGTCCCACAGTGAGAGTGAGAGCTCTGTCCTCCAGCGTGACGAGGTGCTGCGTGAGGCGGAGAAGCTGAGGGTCGCCCACAGGGGGTCAGAAAGGATTCTGGCTGCCCGGGACAGAGCCCACCGCCACCGGGTCAAAGGCCTGGAGGAGCAG GTGTCCACTCTGAAGGAGCAGCTACAGCAGGAGATGAGTCGTAGACAGCCCTCTCTACCCACCCTCATATCTGGGGGGAACTGA